In the genome of Toxoplasma gondii ME49 chromosome Ia, whole genome shotgun sequence, the window AAGGCTACTCCGGGCTTCATCTGTGAAGCAACCACTAAGGGAGATGCAGGAAGCTGAGAGGTGTGCGATCGCGCGCCAATGTTGTATAGGCACTTTTTATTTAAAAACGAGCAACAGTCAATGTCTCCTTGGCACACCTATGTTTCGTGTTATGTATAGCGACCCACTTGTTGTCGAGTAGATACAATAGTGATATGGACAAGGGAGAGGGGTATACGCAGTttatatgcatgcactcaaGTTGGTAATACTCGCATCTCTGCCAACTAAGCTTAGCTTTAGCATCTCTTGACACTCACCGCGCAATAAGCGCAAGCGTTTCTCTGTAGCATTTGCTATCTTCACACTCTTGGAGTAAATCTGCGCACGTGTTGGTGAGCATTTCAGGGCCATGCAACATGCTGATTGTGCGTTTCGACTTTGACCGGGTAACTTCCGGTCTGTTCTTTGTCGCAGAATAACGTGATATACACCAGTGATTATATCGGTACGTGTTCTACTGCAGACACTTTGGTCTCTATGCAGAAGCGTCGTCATGAGCCATCGTAATGTGTAAATTTTATGCAGGTACGAGAGTGAATGGAGAATGCATATACACGTTCGTCCTCCCTTACCTTTCTTGTACTCATGCTCAGATCTCGTTACTGCTCTGTAGAAGGTGGCTATCTACGTTAAAATTCTCTAATCGCAATCAGAATCATGATTTGTTCAACTTCATGGATTCATGTGAAGAGTTAATGACGTTTTTCCTATGTTGCTACACAACAGCAACCTCCCGAGGGAAAAAGGATCAGCTACGGGGAATTCATGAACACATTGGAGCTGTTAAACGCGTTAAAGGACTGGTCAGCAGCTGGCTCACCGCAGCGTAGTGGGTATGATGTCCACGAAACAAAGCGGTCTTTACccgttttgcttctctcacCTCCGGGCTCACGGGGGCACCGCACCAACGCATCCGGAAATTAAGATCCCCTGCAAGCCGCGGGCTGCTACCCTCAAAACCCCAGAAACTCTAACGCATATCGAAGAAGACTTGTGTACGTGCCTCTGTAGCTTCCccggagaaggcgactgtACAACACTCCTGCGCCGTGGCAACCTCCAGCACATCGTTTCGGCGGAAGGTGCAACACAGTCAGTGTCCTAGACATAATCGTTTGCGGGTCGCGATGCGCAACGAAGAGGTGGATATATGTGCCGCGAACACAAAACTGTTGAAAGCGTCAAGGCATGCGATACCGTGGGACACTAGGCAAAACAGAGCATGTTTTCTTCATAGAATTTCATAGCTTGGCAATATAGCCGAAGACGGGACATAAATTCGTCTAAGGACATGTGTTTTTCCTCTAGAGTGATACTCGTAGAAAGAGATCAAGTGCACGAATTTTCCAGGGAAGAGAATGCTCGGAGGAGAACGGAACGAATCGTGACATCAGAACatttgcgtctctcctctgtcacCACGCATCGGTGCCAACTGAAGAAGTTACGCAGAAACAATGTGAAAGTTATGCAAGCGCCGACGACCGCAGCAATCTCGGGACCGAAAATAATATGCATCGCAGCCAAGATGTGCCTAACTCTACTTCATACCTATGTAGACACATGTGCGGTACATAGGAATAAGTGTCCATATCCGTATACATGCGTGCATAACAgaattcgtgtctctcctaCCAACAGATGTGGGGCTGGTGTAGTCGTGAAAACAGAAATGAGTGTATCTTCAGGGAGACGACGGAGCAAGTGGGAACTGGGCACTCATTGACCTGTTCTTTGTCTTGCAACAGATACGGGACGAGAACAACGAAAGCAACCGACGCCATAACAGTGGCAAGTCACCGGGAGCTTCCACACTGCAAAACAGAATCGGAAAGCACTGGGGAAAATCCGTTGTTGCGTTTCTCTACGCAAACTCCAGGACAGATGCTGTCAATGCATACATaaacacacatgcacgcGTCTTCTATACAGTTGCATGCGATACAACTGCGACAATACAGTTGAGCCGAACCTGGGGACGTGACAGGGGCGAAGAAACTGGAACAACAGTTGTACAAGAATGCTTTAAATATTTCTTTGGCCACCATTTCCCGCGTCTGGTTGAAGTCAGTCACGCATGGCGCTCAAACGGATGATCTCCACTTGCGCGGCAGGCGCTGAAAACTCCAGAGAGGTTAACTCCTATGTGCAAATACACTTCTAACATCTCAGTACACACAAGTCGACGACAGAAAACAGGTTCGGCATCTGATGTGCCGTACGGGTGCTCTCTTTGGCGATGCACTAGGGAGGCGACGCAACAAAAGTGACTGCCTCAGTCCGTCCAGACAAAACGCACTCGGATCGCATGCAACCCAGGCGAAATCACACATCCACAAAGTAGAAATGTAAACACGCCCTCACTCGTCTGGGGATATGGATCTGTCCACGAACATGCTGACGAAGAAAACTATACGCGGTTTCAGTGCACAGAACCTCACATCCGCACAGATAAGCAGACTCGCACGGACACGCGCCATGTTCAAAAGAATCGTTTGGCAGTTGAATTGTATGAGTTTTGGATCTCCACGAGTCACTGGGACAGATGCCCCTTCTATCTCGTGTTCCACCGTCTCTCCTCTACGGAGTTTTTGAAGCACGCGCGCTTTGCGTTTTAACAGCTTTTGGAGAAAACGCAACTGGAAAAACCTTTCCGCACTGAGGGCCGAAGAGACGTTTTCCTCACAtcggaaaaagaaacgaatcGTCCTTCCTCCGCCTCAACCCGTCGCTCTCCCAGTCCGCGAGACGCCAGTTTCTTCTAACCATCTGTGTACCCGGTGACCTCGGTCCAcgcaggtgcatgcacgcactTTACCATCCACTGGAACGGCTGtgactcttttctctttttcgttggATTCGCCTGACTCGCGGCATGTGTTCCGGACAGACCGCCAAACTCCGCCTTTTCGTTGCTCGCTCGCGACCGCTGTTCCTCGTCAAATGTTGCGTTTCGCCCTGTTGGACTCTAGAAAGTACTCTCCTCCTTCTTAATTCTCCGCGAGTCTCCGTTcacttctgctttctctttttcttgttcgtGACAACTTGCCActccccttctccgtctctgtccaCCGGCTCGTTCGCCTGGTCGCCCGACTCCTGCGCTTCAACTCCAGGAGCAGACTCCACTGCTGCACTGCCTTTGTTTCCTCGGCGTTTCGCCTTGCCTGGCTGCTGCGAATCTCCATCGCCAGCAgatgctgtctcttcgctcgacGCACAGAGAGGGCCGTTTGACCCTGACGCCGGCTTCTTCTTGCGAGGGCGGCTCTTCCCTCCCGCCTAACGAGAGGCCACACACGAACACGCAAGCAGAAAAGCGGCTCTCGAGAAACCGGGGACCTGCAGGACGGACCGCAACTGAAACAGAATCCGACACATCCGTTCAACTATTTGCTTCGGCGGTGAAAAACCGACGAAATAAAGGTGAGGTACACCCCCCCGGAGGAGGTCCTCTGGGGTTGTGCTCCGAGAAAGCCAGCAAGGCGGACACCGCAGACAATCGAGAAAAGAATTTCTTTCGTCGGGGAATTTGTCACTTCCGAGAGCCTTACGCGCTTGTTGATGGCTGCAGGGGGTTTGCGGTACTGCAGGTAAGACACTCCGACCactgcgaagaaggcgacaaacAACCTGCGATGTCACGAAAGACAGAACAACGCGCGAAGTGGCATAGACGAATCGACTTGATTCTCACCAACGACGGGTAGGCTAGCTGGAAACGGGAAGGAGAAATGTGACTCGCGTGTCTGACATGTCGGCCAATGTCGTTCACCACGTCGTCTCCAAGGGAGATGTACAAAAAAAATCCATCTGAAAGGCGGAAGCCCGTAGATGCACGCATTTTTGAAGAGGCGCATCTGCATCCGCATACATCGCACGTCTGCACCGCGGCTGTGTCTCCCGATATCAAACGCggtacacacacacacacatgacGCCACATAGGCAGAAGAATAACCCAAACAACGCTgtttttatatatatgcgtcAGCAGACCGACGCTGCATATACCTAaccatatatacatatatatattatatgtcGGGCATTCGCTCAGTCGGACAACTCGACACATCTCCGCAACCACGTAGAAGACAAAGTACGAAAACAGCCACTCCCGTACGAAGCACAGATGACGGATGCTGGTCTTAGTGCACGGAAGACGCACGCGAGGGTTACGTAGATTGGATCGCCTTGTTGTACTTGATCGGCATAGTGCATGAGCGCCTGGACGACTTTGTCCACCGCCGCGGCTGCCCACTCGGGCATCTTAGGTGCCATGTTTGCGCCTAGAATTCGACTCGAGtacctcttcgtttcttccacGGCGCGAATGGAgcttttttctggagagaaacaacgcaGCAAACCCTGTGTGAAAACGCCACAGTGCGGGCACTCGACCGGTTTGTCGACAGGAAGCGGGCAGCCTCGAATTGACGGTACTGCCGGCACTGGTAGGGCGGCGGATTGGCGCTGTGGAGCGAATGCGGAAGCAGACAAGGAGGGATACGGcacgaacagagaagaaagttgGGGTAAGAAataaaaagaggaaacgaaaggtaatccagagacaaaagagagaacaggagaacgCAGAACGAGTTGGTGGCGGCCAACAGTCTGGATAGCTCCGCGACAAACGGTGGACTACTTGGTCCTGGCGTCTTCCAGATGTCCAGTAGGAACGTGATCACCAGTCTAGCTTCCGAAATTGtcgggaagaaaaaacacaaaagcTACTGTGAACTATTTGCTCCCGAGAGCacggaagacgaaaggacAAACAGCCGAAAACGAGCTTCGCGGAATAGGGACACTGTTTTGCGTTGGAGAACTGGACGACTACATGCACATCGTACGAAATAACACACTCCGAAAAGTTGAACAACCCGTTTCCACGATAAATACATGCAGAGCTACGGGAAAATATGTGACATTTTTGGCTTGGGGGAGAAGCAGCTCCTCTCTATTCTTTTGACGGCGCCGCACGCTGACCCCGCCTTCAGAACGAGAGCACGAACCCGCGGAACAGTCGAAGTGTGTAGGGGTCGCGGTAGCACTGAGTAGAACAATGAGAACACTCGCACAAGACAGAtaagcacagagagaactaCCTGTCCCTCGAcgcgctccttcttcctcttcgacaAAAGAAAGTGCGCGAGGCATTTGCTGTACATTGCTGCGTCGAGAAAACCTGAAGCGCCGAGAGTTTTGAATGTGTGTGGACTGAGACGGGACTTCCGGCTTCCTCTAAAACCCAGCACATATGCTGAGTATACAGTAGAAAGTTTCATTCTTTGCAAGGAGAGGCTTACACATCTGCACAAATGCAAGATTTACATTTACTCGATGAGTTGGTACCGGGAAACTCGGAGGAAACCGAGGGGACGGCTCTTCCAATATCCAGGTTGCTGTCCGGTAGCTGATGACCCGGTAACCTCACAGGGATAGATTGAGAGATTTCTGTTATCCTACCAGTTCTTTGCATCCTACTAAATGTGCTGTTATCAACGGCGAACCCGAGTAAGTTTGGGTAATGTGAGTTTAGTTCGATCGTTTCATTCTGGATCAAGtggacgaagcagaaaccGCTCTCATCTTCCTTGGGATTTCTGCAGTAGGGCCTAACTAACGTGACCCGTGATACGTAGCTGTCTACCACCAAGAAGCACTATAGTTCTTGAAAATGCCTTCCACACTTCTTAAGTGACCTTACAGGAATATGTATACGACACATTTTATTTGTTCAGTAAAAAGATATCCTTAGAACTACGGTGGCGTATTCACTCCTGGCGCAAGGGACTGTTGCAGGCACCCCAAGAGCCACGTACACAGCACGCGAAAAGCTCGTCCCTGTTTAAGTTGTTAAACACCATCCTTACATTAGATTCACAGAAAACTGGAGTTGCCTGCTTTCCAGACTGATAAAAAAGCAAAAAGGAAACACCCCAAATCCCACCGTCGTCACTAGCGAGTATACAAATGAATGATATTCGGTTGCGCGCTGCTAACTTCTTATAGAAATACAGGCGGAAGCCGAATCATACTGTGTGATAACTGAAGTAATTGACATTGTGTGACGATACGAAAAACTTGCGGATAAACCATCCTGTTCTCGCCTGTATGCGTACGCACCTCGGCAGCCTGTACATTACCGAATCCGAGGTCCTTaggacgagaagcagaaacacgGTTTACCTGTTTAAAACCAAAACAGTCTATCTAGGCTAAAGAAAACAACTTACTATTGGTTTCTGGAAGAGCTTACAGTGACAGTTTTCGATAAACGCGTCTGTTGCTTGCCGCTGACGAGGTGCAGTCAATGAGTCTGTCATGtcagaaggaaagagcgGCGACGAAAGGGGGGGGGAACGCCCTCGCGTCACTCGTAGAGCAGAATTCTGCGTCTCGAGGGAGGTGAAAAATTTTGGAGATGTGGCAGCAACGAGGAAGAATTAGTGACATTGAAAGACACAAACGATTCGACCAAACTGTGCTCGAAATACTGGAAAAACACGACGAAAACGACCCGAAACGCCTGTCGCTGCCCCTCAACATGATGTGTCTCCCAGCGGCTGCTTCGGCTGTGGCTCCGTTTCGAACGTTGAGTCTCCAGGCGTCACTTTAGCGCATTCTACTCTAGTTTTTTGAAGGAGAACCATTaaagttctttttctttctctcgcgggGACAGTACCACGGAGCTTTCCCGAACCCTCATCGCTCGTGGCTGAAAGTGCCACTTTGTCTTGTACGGTGAGGCTGACCGGGGGGCGACGTAGACCGAGCCGAGGCGCGAAGTGTCGCTCTTGCGGTTAAGTAAGTTTCTTTGAGGAAACCCGTGAACATGTATTGTTTCGATTTCCGGTGGatc includes:
- a CDS encoding hypothetical protein (encoded by transcript TGME49_295630~Predicted trans-membrane domain (TMHMM2.0):31-54); protein product: MAPKMPEWAAAAVDKVVQALMHYADQVQQGDPIYVTLALFVAFFAVVGVSYLQYRKPPAAINKRAGGKSRPRKKKPASGSNGPLCASSEETASAGDGDSQQPGKAKRRGNKGSAAVESAPGVEAQESGDQANEPVDRDGEGEWQVVTNKKKRKQK